In one Plasmodium falciparum 3D7 genome assembly, chromosome: 14 genomic region, the following are encoded:
- a CDS encoding RNA-binding protein, putative: MDSLYGDLPPPVSSNKKTGGNNEKKNLINEEKNNYIGFNKFLITPAIVQKNIANTKKEKKELEKKNSGNEDEENEGQSDDEEDIFWNHLKDGNVKNKVEKNNLNIKKKEKINETTTNIEIINMNKSIQDDLKKISDRLNKIQHNYKNEQVPINSNKNIKELFVNNNFETDIKHTKSNHYQIDNLLNHENMENDTFQYDLYEKYFIANANEDYEPNKPNDLIKIIKERKRKKIIMLAEQKKKLEMEEMDDSPEKDTNNVNCYERKNSNINSLKNMELDYEKKRKLNEFDDLKGYDEERKKKETDIRKSIDNNMSNHPSDDDYTYNYGNINHNENSYNSNDDNKDTTTSKKDFATRMMEKMGWKKGEGLGKDKQGIKAPLILKKVDKRSGVIVQAPVILKNNDLNNKGENLSVPNDCTRIVHLTNLVTPEEVDETLKEEIEEEASKFGNLLNINIVVDKNLLDALAVKIYCEYESKDQAQNALNTFKGRTFAGRKVQASFATEEEYETLENND, from the coding sequence ATGGATAGTTTGTATGGTGATTTACCACCTCCAGTTTctagtaataaaaaaactggaggaaataatgaaaagaaaaatttgatAAATGAGGAgaagaataattatattggtttcaataaatttttaataactcCAGCTAttgttcaaaaaaatattgcaaatacaaaaaaggaaaaaaaagaattggaaaaaaaaaattcaggtaatgaagatgaagaaaatgaaggacaaagtgatgatgaagaagatataTTCTGGAACCATTTGAAAGATggaaatgtaaaaaataaagttgaaaaaaataatttaaatataaaaaaaaaagaaaaaataaatgagaCTACTACTAATAtagaaattattaatatgaacaaGTCAATTCAagatgatttaaaaaaaattagtgacaggttaaataaaatacaacataattataaaaatgaacaagTACCTATAAATagtaacaaaaatataaaagaattatttgtTAACAACAATTTTGAAACAGATATCAAACATACAAAATCTAATCATTATCAAATAGATAATCTTTTAAATCAcgaaaatatggaaaatgaTACTTTTCaatatgatttatatgaaaaatatttcatagCAAATGCAAATGAAGATTATGAACCTAATAAGCCTAATGatcttattaaaataataaaagaaagaaaaagaaaaaaaattattatgctAGCTGAACAGAAGAAAAAACTAGAAATGGAAGAAATGGATGATTCTCCAGAAAAAGATACAAATAATGTAAATTgttatgaaagaaaaaattctaatataaattcattaaaaaatatggaattagattatgaaaaaaaaaggaaattaaatgaatttgATGATTTAAAAGGATATGacgaagaaagaaaaaagaaagaaacagatataagaaaaagtatagataataatatgtccAATCATCCATCTGATGatgattatacatataattatggtaatattaatcataatgaaaattcatataattcaaatgatgataacaaaGATACTACAACTTCAAAGAAAGATTTTGCTACCAGAATGATGGAAAAAATGGGATGGAAAAAAGGAGAAGGTCTAGGTAAAGACAAACAAGGTATTAAAGCCCCactcattttaaaaaaagtagATAAAAGAAGTGGGGTTATAGTACAAGCACcagttattttaaaaaataatgatttaaataataaaggtGAAAATTTATCAGTACCAAATGATTGTACCAGAATAGTTCACCTAACTAATTTAGTTACCCCAGAAGAAGTAGATGAAACATTGAAAGAAGAAATTGAAGAAGAAGCATCCAAATTTggaaatttattaaatataaacattgtAGTTGATAAAAATTTACTTGATGCCCTTGCTGTCAAAATTTATTGTGAATATGAATCAAAAGATCAGGCGCAAAATGCTCTCAATACATTCAAAGGTAGAACATTTGCAGGAAGAAAAGTCCAAGCGTCTTTTGCTACTGAGGAAGAGTACGAAACTcttgaaaataatgattga
- a CDS encoding tRNA intron endonuclease, putative, whose translation MILKNRKREIVFHDLNKLFIVVDGFKYGADFVLYKNNVDEEHGFALVFIKEENICLNEKEKNIIVRICESVKKKAIIAYINEENKSIRYEEVFRKRK comes from the exons ATGATActtaaaaatagaaaacgAGAAATTGTTTTCCATGATTTGAATAAACTTTTCATTGTAGTTGATGGTTTTAAATATGGAGCAGATTTTGTActatataaaa ataATGTTGATGAAGAACATGGATTTGCTCTAGTTTTTATAAAGGAGGAAAATATATGCTTAAatgagaaagaaaaaaacataattGTTAGAATATGTGAAAGTGTTAAAAAGAAG GCAATTATTGCTTATATTAATGAAGAGAATAAATCTATAAGATACGAAGAAGTTTTTAGAAAgagaaaatga
- a CDS encoding SNF1-related serine/threonine protein kinase KIN has protein sequence MPSSSVYCKNKQICIIKASLKNCSLKKSGVNISIPLPNNSYKKNKIVNNIYNGKDKKEENKIHQDKYVEYEKVGYENIKEYIKSNSYKAIHLCKNNKVNMKSCFSYSNNTGDVNTIGKKDSYKKNINLTMSSNNQIKYDHIKNYNIERYKNNIIKRKSEPIGKTKLFIYNKLNEKNMYKYNHKDDHNIYHKMKERNKYNINEKGMSKIFNTHKIGKKMCKNVCSKKNLCNIQKNVFIKNDNAIKYNNIYNNIYNNTKDKKEKNNGELIKSKTTMLNTPIRKCKIRHIIVSASFINKKNIKELNKIMLNNKHKSKLNNKENNIINVKENIHLNDLSSNIYEEHKHNYDIHKDNKNSSMDYTNEMWIKENEYLEENKKNKYKIIVVKNKKKEIGNYIVTKKKIGKGTFGKVCLGIHIYTHEIVAIKILNKKRLIEIINYDKIIKEIEIHKNINHNHICKFYDVYQNKNNIYMILEYVENGNLLTYIYNNYNINENNARRILYQLINAIEYLHEIKIVHRDLKPENILLDNNNNVKLIDFGLSTIYRKNCLLTTSCGSPFYTSPEILLGQKYEAELTDVWSLGIILFLLLNHRLPFNNSDMNKLFTQIIKGILYFQPYVSKNAKHLLQNMLNVNFKKRFTMNKIKNHIWFTTHPMKIMLSNNISTTCNLIDCNTCWYKYIIYKKNNSYYNDMIINKISKMYNINKRYINKQLINKHKNYVKTAYDLLINKIIRNLANHGDIYSRHLIITRNGHNNIQERIFHYKTDGL, from the coding sequence atgccATCATCCTCTGTTTATTgtaaaaacaaacaaatatgtattataaaagCAAGCCTCAAAAATtgttcattaaaaaaaagtggAGTTAATATAAGTATACCCCTCCCAAACAatagttataaaaaaaataaaatagtaaataatatatataatggaaaAGACAAGAAagaggaaaataaaatacatcaAGATAAATATGTAGAATATGAAAAGGTGGggtatgaaaatataaaagaatatataaaaagtaacTCCTACAAAGCAATTcatttatgtaaaaataataaggtgAATATGAAATCTTGTTTTTCATATTCAAATAATACAGGGGATGTTAATACAATAGGAAAAAAGGatagttataaaaaaaatattaacctTACAATGTCATCaaataatcaaataaaatatgatcaTATTAAAAACTATAATATTGAAaggtataaaaataatattataaaaaggaaaagtgAACCTAtaggaaaaacaaaattatttatatataataaattaaatgaaaagaacatgtacaaatataatcataaagATGATCAcaatatttatcataaaatgaaagaaagaaataaatataatataaacgaAAAAGGTATGtctaaaatttttaatactCATAAAATTGGTAAGAAAATGTGTAAAAATGTATGTTCaaagaaaaatttatgtaatattcaaaagaatgtttttataaaaaatgacaacgccattaaatataataatatttataataatatctataataacacaaaggataaaaaagaaaaaaataatgggGAATTAATAAAATCTAAAACAACCATGTTAAACACACCCATAAGGAAGTGCAAAATAAGACATATTATTGTGAGTGCaagttttataaataaaaagaatatcaaagaattaaataaaataatgttgAATAATAAACACAAAAGTAAactaaataataaagaaaataatataatcaatgtaaaagaaaatattcatttaaatgATCTATctagtaatatatatgaagaacACAAACATAACTATGATATCCAtaaggataataaaaattcatcTATGGATTATACGAATGAAATGTggataaaagaaaatgaatatttagaagaaaacaaaaaaaataaatataaaattattgttgtaaaaaataaaaagaaagaaattgGAAATTATATTGtcacgaaaaaaaaaattgggaAAGGGACGTTTGGTAAAGTTTGTTTaggtatacatatatatacacacgaAATTGTTGCTATCAAAATattgaataaaaaaaggttaattgaaattataaattatgataagataataaaagaaatagaaatacataaaaatattaatcataatcatatatgtaaattttatGATGTATAtcagaataaaaataatatatatatgatattagaATATGTAGAAAACGGTAACCTACTAacctatatttataataattataatattaatgaaaataatgctAGGAGAATTTTATATCAATTAATAAATGCAATCGAATATTTACATGAGATAAAGATAGTACACCGAGATTTAAAAcctgaaaatattttattagataataataataatgtgaaaTTAATAGATTTTGGTCTATCAACaatttatagaaaaaattGTTTATTAACTACATCATGTGGTTCTCCTTTTTATACCTCTCCTGAAATATTACTTGGACAAAAATATGAAGCTGAGTTAACAGATGTGTGGTCCCTAggtattattctttttttattactaaaCCATCGTCTTCCTTTTAATAATAgtgatatgaataaattatttacacAAATCATAAaaggtatattatattttcaacCTTATGTATCTAAAAATGCAAAACACTTATTACAAAATATGTTAAatgtaaattttaaaaaacgtTTTACaatgaataaaattaaaaatcatATATGGTTTACTACACATCCTATGAAAATCATGCtatcaaataatatttcaacGACTTGTAATTTAATTGATTGTAATACGTGTtggtacaaatatataatatataaaaaaaataattcttattaCAACGATatgattataaataaaataagtaaaatgtataatataaataaacgatatataaataaacaattaataaataaacataagaATTATGTAAAAACAGCTTATGATCTTttgataaataaaattatcagAAATTTAGCAAACCATGGGGACATATATTCACGACATCTAATTATTACAAGAAACggtcataataatattcaagaaagaatttttcattataagaCAGATggattatga
- a CDS encoding aminopeptidase P, whose product MQLNFLLFVFIFLMVFHLNIFNKGKRQNLVSAYLNHFKKSYFSGVTSGSDCVNKSEVSSDNNNNNNNNNNKIAHNFFSKKYQRNFENNNLSENQENNKNIIYSGSNIFKNIYNTEMMSNNNTVDVNMMDNNPAARLEELRTIMKKNKIDVYILINSDEHNSEIINEKDKKIVKITNYSGADGILIVTKDKPILYVNALYELQAMNELDQNLFTLRISRIDNRDEIFETISSLEFNTIAFDGKNTSVVFYEKLRKALLNAYPKKKIVEKIIYNNNFDDVNKKDDENVLNFLVLEKSLVEIKDYPVNNKTLYIHDRKYNGACAGEKIDKLKQSLMYDIKNVDNLLLSELDEIAYLLNLRGYDYQYSPLFYSYLLFQFDREEQDFSKIVFFTTVKNLPADVKNLLEINKVIVKEYEEIVPYLRDVVIPSIPKHNDDNPDFKKYDISLSPYINLMIYKLFDRKNVLLQNSPVVKMKAVKNDVEIDNMKQAHILDGLALLQFFHWCEQKRKTKELFNETEMSLRHKVDYFRSTKKNFIFPSFSTISASGPNAAVIHYECTDKTNATIKPAIYLLDSGGQYLHGTTDVTRTTHFGEPTAEEKRIYTLVLKGHLRLRKVIFASYTNSSALDFIARENLFNNFMDYNHGTGHGVGLTLNVHEGGCSIGPVGGAPLKKNMVLSNEPGYYMKDKFGVRIENMQYVISKEITDTTEYLSFDDLTMYPYEKKLLDFSLLTNQEIKELNEYHTTIRNTLLPLVKQSPQEYGESVEKYLIEITEPIAIHNN is encoded by the coding sequence atgcaattgaattttcttttgtttgtttttatatttttaatggtattccatttaaatatttttaataaggGTAAGAGGCAAAATTTAGTATCGGCTTATTTAAATCATTTTAAAAAGTCATATTTTAGTGGCGTTACGAGCGGATCTGATTGTGTAAATAAAAGTGAAGTGAgtagtgataataataataataataataataataataataagatagcacataattttttctccAAAAAATATCAGAGAAATTTCgagaataataatttaagtgAGAatcaagaaaataataagaatataatatatagtggttccaatatatttaagaatatatataataccgaAATGatgagtaataataataccgTTGATGTTAACATGATGGATAATAATCCTGCTGCTAGATTAGAAGAATTAAGAActattatgaaaaagaataagattgatgtatatattttaattaatagtGATGAACACAATtctgaaataataaatgagaaagataaaaaaattgtaaaaattacaaattaTAGTGGTGCTGATGGTATATTAATAGTAACAAAAGATAAACCCATATTATATGTCAATGCATTATATGAATTACAAGCTATGAATGAATTAGATCagaatttatttacattaagAATTAGTAGAATTGATAATAGAGATGAAATTTTTGAAACAATATCATCTTTAGAATTTAATACTATAGCCTTTGATGGAAAAAACACTAGTGTTGtgttttatgaaaaattaagaaaagcTCTTTTAAATGCatatccaaaaaaaaaaattgtagaaaaaattatatataataataattttgatgatgttaataaaaaggatgatgaaaatgtatTAAATTTTCTTGTTTTGGAAAAATCATTAGTGGAAATTAAAGATTATcctgttaataataaaactttatatatacatgatagaaaatataatggTGCATGTGCAGGTGAAAAAattgataaattaaaacaatCGCTTATGtatgatattaaaaatgtagaTAATTTACTTTTATCAGAATTAGATGAAATTGcatatcttttaaatttaagAGGTTATGATTATCAATATTCaccattattttattcttatttattatttcaatttGATAGAGAAGAACAAGATTTCTCTAAAATCGTATTCTTTACAACAGTAAAAAATTTACCAGCAGATGTTAAAAATCTTTTAGAAATTAATAAAGTTATTGTAAAAGAATATGAAGAAATTGTACCATACCTTAGAGATGTAGTTATCCCATCCATACCAAAacataatgatgataatcctgatttcaaaaaatatgatatctCATTAAGCCCATATATCaatttaatgatatataaacTATTTGATAGAAAAAATGTTCTTTTACAAAATTCACCTGTAGTTAAAATGAAAGCAGTAAAAAATGATGTAGAAATTGATAATATGAAACAAGCACATATATTAGATGGTCTTGCTTTATTACAATTTTTCCATTGGTGTGAAcagaaaagaaaaacaaaagaattatttaatgaaaCAGAAATGTCTTTAAGACATAAAGTAGATTATTTTAGATCAACCAAGAAAAATTTTATCTTCCCATCCTTTTCAACCATATCAGCAAGTGGTCCTAATGCAGCCGTTATTCATTATGAATGTACAGATAAAACAAATGCTACCATTAAACCAGCTATTTATCTTTTAGATTCGGGAGGACAATATTTACATGGAACTACTGATGTTACTAGAACGACACATTTTGGGGAACCCACGGCTGAAGAAAAGAGAATTTATACATTAGTATTAAAAGGACATTTACGTTTAAGAAAAGTTATCTTTGCATCTTATACAAATTCATCTGCTTTAGATTTTATTGCACGTGAAAATTTATTCAACAACTTTATGGATTATAATCATGGTACTGGTCATGGTGTTGGTTTAACTCTCAATGTACATGAAGGTGGCTGTTCTATAGGCCCAGTAGGTGGAGCAcctcttaaaaaaaatatggtcCTTTCTAATGAACCAGGatattatatgaaagatAAATTTGGGGTACGTATAGAAAATATGCAATATGTTATTAGCAAAGAAATTACAGATACGACTGAATACCTTTCATTTGATGATTTAACTATGTACCCAtatgaaaagaaattattagaTTTCTCACTTTTAACAAACCAAGAAATTAAAGAACTTAATGAATATCATACAACCATTAGAAATACATTATTACCCTTAGTTAAACAAAGCCCACAAGAATATGGAGAAAGtgttgaaaaatatttaatagaaATAACAGAACCAATTGCGATTCATAACAATTAA
- a CDS encoding iron sulfur cluster assembly protein, putative encodes MKSKILCNLFKGKSCICLYTNCLNENNVNKCYYNLVRNYSDHVKDHFNKPRNVGSFDKNEKNIGTSIVGKASCGDVIKLQLKIENDVIKDARFMAFGCGSAIASSSYATELIKGKTIDEALKIKNNDIASHLSLPPVKIHCSLLAEDAIKHAIKNYREKVLT; translated from the coding sequence atgaagagcAAAATTTTGTGTAATCTTTTTAAAGGAAAGAGttgtatttgtttatatacaaattgtttgaatgaaaataatgtgaataaatgttattataatttagtACGAAATTATAGTGATCATGTAAAAGATCATTTTAATAAACCCAGAAATGTTGGGTCATTTGATAAAAACGAGAAGAATATTGGTACATCAATTGTTGGGAAAGCATCATGTGGAGATGTAATAAAGTTACAattaaaaattgaaaatgATGTTATAAAAGATGCAAGATTTATGGCATTTGGTTGTGGCTCTGCTATAGCTAGTAGTTCTTATGCGACTGAATTAATTAAAGGAAAGACAATCGATGAAgctttaaaaattaaaaataatgatattgcTTCACATTTAAGTTTACCCCCTGTAAAAATACATTGCAGTTTATTAGCAGAAGATGCCATCAAACATgctataaaaaattatagagAAAAAGTTTTAACGTga